In a genomic window of Curtobacterium flaccumfaciens pv. betae:
- a CDS encoding AAA family ATPase, whose amino-acid sequence MAAVLTDEELLPRGDEFSAPVSAVPSNRLPIRGRSVERGVAADALAGLSRGAGDVLVVRGAAGVGKSRLLEDVVDQATAAGLRVAVGRTDRDARLIPLAPIMDALGAGPRPISDRVRLSAVTLDPEARYWLLQQLQDDLERAAASDGVVVVVDDLQWCDTTSLAVLRSLSRRLADVPVLWVVAVRTEHQDPTVTATVDELAATGRIVDLDPLDEEATAAMIADLVGATPDGSVLRVARRTEHIPILVAELVRGLVDEGLLAIADGVATMPGAALPARFGASIREGLRRLSKPTQQLVQVGATLGRSFSVRSLSAMLDQPSQRLLPGLQEAIEAGVLVDDGTDLSFRHDVLREAAESMIPAAVRDDLLRQAVDELLRQGVPPVSIAARIATVAQRGDVRAAEVLRTVAIDLASTDAAEAGALALRAADLAHGTPALPGIVVDVLPLLWHSGRTAEARALLHDLQGRLAPEDDARLHLTLARLQTEGSTPEALRTVESALALPGVSAGVRSRLLAVRALNLAQAGRHADLAAALREARATVDGDADPVAVATFEASASVLAFNEGRFADATQAITSAMSRVAATGGSSSSWLPEGLWVAFLAGALGDTDRAGRIAEANAIETRRNHLARPTAAWMMLRTRVLFDQGRLEDAKTSAESVLDLAEDLELGRFAALTAGTVLFRTALLQGDRRGAGRTRHFAEALLADPPSARSGSWLLALEADAHGEVRAAVDRSELAWRSLEEPIASMSSPADFADDVHLARIAIRGGQLDRLERIERVARLRATANPDNDLCGGTWLHVHGLVHDSVESLGAAVERLRRVDRRLVLAAALEDLGCALRRRSVPAAVEVWREATELLDGAGALREAERSRGHLRSVGVTVRAIPADPGISGISGLTAREAQVVERVAAGLTTQQIASDLFISTHTVTSHVRHVYAKWGVASRRELAARFRQHRSG is encoded by the coding sequence GTGGCCGCCGTGTTGACGGACGAGGAGTTGCTCCCCCGCGGAGACGAGTTCTCCGCGCCGGTGTCCGCCGTGCCCAGCAACCGGCTGCCGATCCGCGGCCGGAGCGTCGAACGGGGCGTCGCGGCCGATGCCCTGGCCGGTCTGTCACGGGGCGCGGGAGACGTGCTCGTCGTCCGCGGCGCTGCGGGCGTCGGCAAGTCGCGTCTGCTCGAGGACGTGGTCGACCAGGCGACCGCGGCCGGCCTCCGAGTGGCCGTCGGTCGCACGGACCGCGACGCACGCCTGATCCCGCTCGCACCGATCATGGACGCGCTCGGCGCCGGGCCCCGGCCGATCTCCGACCGCGTCCGGCTCAGCGCGGTGACGCTCGACCCGGAGGCACGCTACTGGCTCCTCCAGCAGCTCCAGGACGACCTGGAGCGGGCCGCGGCGTCGGACGGCGTCGTGGTCGTCGTCGACGACCTGCAGTGGTGCGACACGACGTCCCTGGCGGTGCTCCGATCGCTGTCGCGCCGACTCGCCGACGTCCCCGTGCTCTGGGTCGTCGCGGTCCGGACCGAGCACCAGGACCCGACGGTGACGGCGACCGTCGACGAGCTCGCCGCGACGGGACGGATCGTCGACCTCGACCCGCTGGACGAGGAGGCCACCGCCGCGATGATCGCCGACCTGGTCGGCGCGACGCCGGACGGCTCGGTCCTGCGTGTTGCCCGACGGACGGAGCACATCCCGATCCTCGTCGCCGAACTCGTGCGCGGGCTCGTCGACGAAGGCCTGCTGGCGATCGCGGACGGCGTCGCCACGATGCCGGGCGCCGCGCTGCCCGCGAGGTTCGGTGCGTCGATCCGCGAGGGCCTCCGACGCCTGTCGAAGCCCACGCAGCAGCTCGTGCAGGTCGGAGCGACCCTGGGACGCTCGTTCTCGGTGCGGTCGTTGTCGGCGATGCTCGACCAGCCGTCGCAGCGGCTGCTCCCCGGGCTGCAGGAAGCGATCGAGGCGGGGGTGCTCGTCGACGACGGCACGGACCTGTCGTTCCGTCACGACGTCCTCCGCGAGGCGGCGGAATCGATGATCCCCGCGGCCGTCCGCGACGACCTGCTCAGGCAAGCGGTGGACGAACTCCTGCGGCAGGGTGTCCCACCGGTCTCGATCGCCGCGCGCATCGCCACGGTGGCGCAGCGCGGGGACGTCCGCGCCGCCGAGGTCCTGCGCACCGTGGCGATCGACCTCGCGAGCACGGACGCCGCCGAGGCCGGGGCGCTCGCCCTGCGCGCCGCCGACCTCGCGCACGGCACCCCGGCGTTGCCCGGCATCGTCGTCGACGTCCTGCCGCTGCTCTGGCACAGCGGCCGGACGGCCGAGGCCCGCGCGCTGCTCCACGACCTGCAGGGCCGCCTCGCTCCGGAGGACGACGCACGCCTGCACCTGACCCTGGCGCGGCTGCAGACCGAGGGCTCCACGCCGGAAGCACTGCGGACGGTCGAGTCCGCACTGGCCCTGCCCGGCGTGAGCGCCGGCGTGCGGTCGCGTCTGCTCGCCGTGCGCGCGCTGAACCTCGCCCAGGCGGGACGGCACGCGGACCTCGCCGCCGCACTGCGGGAGGCCCGGGCGACGGTCGACGGCGACGCGGACCCGGTCGCCGTCGCCACCTTCGAGGCCAGTGCCTCCGTGCTCGCCTTCAACGAGGGCCGGTTCGCGGACGCGACGCAGGCGATCACGTCGGCGATGAGCCGGGTCGCAGCCACCGGGGGGTCGTCGAGCAGCTGGTTGCCCGAGGGGCTCTGGGTGGCGTTCCTCGCGGGGGCGCTCGGCGACACCGACCGTGCCGGACGCATCGCCGAGGCGAACGCCATCGAGACCCGGCGCAACCACCTGGCCCGCCCGACCGCCGCCTGGATGATGCTGCGCACGAGGGTGCTCTTCGACCAGGGCCGGCTGGAGGACGCCAAGACGTCGGCCGAGTCGGTCCTCGACCTGGCCGAGGACCTGGAACTCGGTCGGTTCGCGGCGCTCACTGCCGGGACCGTCCTCTTCCGCACGGCGCTGCTGCAGGGGGACCGCAGGGGGGCCGGCCGAACGCGGCACTTCGCCGAGGCCCTGCTCGCCGATCCCCCATCGGCGCGCTCGGGATCGTGGCTGCTGGCGCTCGAAGCGGACGCCCACGGCGAGGTCCGAGCCGCCGTCGACCGCAGCGAGTTGGCGTGGCGGAGCCTGGAGGAACCGATCGCGTCGATGTCGAGCCCGGCCGACTTCGCCGACGACGTCCACCTCGCGCGCATCGCGATCCGAGGGGGTCAGCTGGACCGACTCGAGCGGATCGAACGGGTGGCGCGGCTCAGGGCCACGGCGAACCCGGACAACGACCTGTGCGGCGGGACCTGGCTGCACGTGCACGGACTCGTCCACGACTCCGTCGAGAGCCTCGGCGCAGCGGTGGAGCGGCTGCGCCGGGTCGACCGCCGGCTCGTGCTCGCCGCAGCGCTCGAGGACCTCGGGTGCGCCCTCCGGCGGCGCTCCGTGCCCGCGGCCGTCGAGGTGTGGCGGGAGGCGACGGAGCTGCTCGACGGTGCCGGTGCCCTGCGCGAGGCCGAACGGTCGCGGGGGCACCTGCGCAGCGTCGGTGTCACCGTCCGAGCGATCCCCGCCGACCCGGGCATCTCGGGCATCTCGGGCCTCACCGCCCGCGAGGCGCAGGTCGTCGAACGGGTCGCAGCCGGCCTGACGACGCAGCAGATCGCGTCCGACCTGTTCATCTCGACCCACACGGTGACGAGCCACGTCCGGCACGTCTACGCGAAGTGGGGCGTCGCCTCTCGCCGGGAGCTCGCGGCACGGTTCCGGCAGCACCGATCCGGCTGA
- a CDS encoding alpha/beta fold hydrolase, whose translation MAFVTTSDGAEIFYKDWGPRDAQPIVFHHGWPLSSDDWDAQMLFFLGKGYRVIAHDRRGHGRSSQIGTGHDMDHYASDTDALVQHLDLRNAVHIGHSTGGGQVARYVAQYGEPQGRVAKAVLVSSVPPIMLQSDSNPEGTPISVLDGFRSALAANRAEFYQAVAEGPFYGFNRPGVEVSAPVVANWWRQGMTGSALAHYEGIKAFSETDQTEDLKAISVPVLVTQGDDDQVVPYKAASLKQAELLSNATLKIYEGFPHGMLTTHADVINPDLLAFIQQ comes from the coding sequence ATGGCGTTCGTCACCACGAGCGATGGTGCAGAGATCTTCTACAAGGACTGGGGGCCGCGCGATGCGCAGCCGATCGTCTTCCACCACGGATGGCCCCTGTCGTCGGACGACTGGGACGCGCAGATGCTGTTCTTCCTGGGCAAGGGGTACCGGGTGATCGCGCACGACCGCCGTGGGCACGGGCGTTCGTCGCAGATCGGCACCGGTCACGACATGGACCACTACGCGAGCGACACGGATGCGCTCGTGCAGCACCTCGACCTGCGGAACGCGGTCCACATCGGGCACTCCACCGGTGGTGGCCAGGTCGCGCGGTACGTCGCGCAGTACGGCGAGCCCCAGGGCCGGGTCGCCAAGGCCGTCCTGGTGTCGTCGGTGCCGCCGATCATGCTGCAGAGCGACTCCAACCCGGAGGGCACGCCGATCTCGGTGCTCGACGGGTTCCGGAGCGCACTCGCCGCGAACCGCGCCGAGTTCTACCAGGCCGTCGCCGAGGGGCCGTTCTACGGGTTCAACCGTCCGGGCGTGGAGGTCTCGGCCCCGGTGGTCGCGAACTGGTGGCGGCAGGGGATGACGGGCAGCGCCCTGGCCCACTACGAGGGCATCAAGGCGTTCTCCGAGACGGACCAGACCGAGGACCTCAAGGCGATCTCCGTCCCGGTCCTGGTCACGCAGGGCGATGACGACCAGGTCGTGCCGTACAAGGCGGCCTCGCTCAAGCAGGCCGAGCTGCTCAGCAACGCCACGCTCAAGATCTACGAGGGGTTCCCGCACGGGATGCTGACGACCCACGCGGACGTCATCAACCCCGACCTGCTCGCCTTCATCCAGCAGTAG
- a CDS encoding excalibur calcium-binding domain-containing protein, with the protein MRIIRTLGIAAATAVLATTVVVGGTSTAQAAPKSYANCTAVQKVYSGGIAKKSVTSNKVVSGGKTTTRALKGTVKKDDALYKANAKLDRDKDGIACEKS; encoded by the coding sequence GTGCGCATCATCCGTACCCTCGGCATCGCCGCCGCCACCGCCGTCCTCGCGACCACCGTCGTCGTCGGCGGGACCTCGACCGCGCAGGCGGCACCGAAGTCCTACGCCAACTGCACCGCGGTGCAGAAGGTGTACTCCGGTGGCATCGCCAAGAAGTCCGTCACGAGCAACAAGGTCGTCTCGGGCGGTAAGACCACCACCCGCGCACTCAAGGGCACGGTGAAGAAGGACGACGCCCTGTACAAGGCGAACGCCAAGCTCGACCGCGACAAGGACGGCATCGCCTGCGAGAAGAGCTGA
- a CDS encoding MOSC domain-containing protein — protein MSLVTAVCRVDRLLPDSGIIGVTAIDKRPVTGSVRVRPLGLRADVQANRKYHGGVDQAVYAYADEDAAYFADLLEREVPPGLFGENLRTSGIDVTGAVTGERWRIGDTLVLEVTVPRTPCGTFARRMGVDKWVKRFADEGRPGAYFRVVKSGSVAAGDPIEVTYRPEHGVTIGEIFGDLAPDRARAVLESGERLAPKVVQDLSKVAARV, from the coding sequence ATGTCGCTCGTCACCGCCGTCTGCCGCGTCGACCGCCTGCTGCCGGACTCCGGCATCATCGGCGTCACCGCCATCGACAAGCGCCCGGTCACCGGGAGCGTCCGGGTCCGGCCGCTCGGCCTGCGCGCCGACGTGCAGGCGAACCGCAAGTACCACGGCGGTGTGGACCAGGCCGTGTACGCCTACGCCGACGAGGACGCCGCGTACTTCGCGGACCTGCTCGAGCGCGAGGTCCCGCCCGGCCTGTTCGGCGAGAACCTCCGCACCAGCGGGATCGACGTGACCGGGGCCGTGACCGGGGAACGCTGGCGGATCGGCGACACCCTCGTGCTCGAGGTGACGGTCCCCCGCACACCCTGCGGCACCTTCGCCCGGCGCATGGGGGTCGACAAGTGGGTGAAGCGGTTCGCCGACGAGGGGCGGCCGGGGGCGTACTTCCGCGTGGTCAAGTCCGGTTCGGTCGCCGCGGGTGACCCCATCGAGGTGACGTACCGGCCGGAACACGGGGTGACCATCGGCGAGATCTTCGGCGACCTGGCACCCGATCGTGCGCGGGCCGTGCTCGAGTCGGGCGAGCGCCTGGCTCCGAAGGTCGTCCAGGACCTGTCGAAGGTCGCCGCGCGAGTCTGA
- a CDS encoding UBP-type zinc finger domain-containing protein, which translates to MSARANMVSPSVPPSGAGCVECDATGSWWVHLRRCAACGHVGCCDDSLNRHATAHFAVTGHEVMQSFEPGEGWFWDFVTQDFVDGPRLADPQAHPTTQSVPGPADRLPRDWSEQLAERR; encoded by the coding sequence ATGAGTGCACGCGCGAACATGGTCTCCCCGTCCGTCCCCCCGTCCGGCGCGGGGTGCGTGGAGTGCGACGCGACGGGCTCGTGGTGGGTGCACCTGCGTCGGTGCGCCGCCTGCGGACACGTCGGCTGCTGCGACGACTCCCTGAACCGTCACGCCACCGCGCACTTCGCGGTCACCGGGCACGAGGTCATGCAGTCGTTCGAGCCGGGCGAGGGGTGGTTCTGGGACTTCGTCACGCAGGACTTCGTGGACGGACCCCGCCTCGCCGACCCGCAGGCGCACCCGACGACCCAGTCGGTCCCGGGTCCGGCCGACCGACTCCCCCGCGACTGGTCGGAGCAGCTGGCCGAGCGACGCTGA
- a CDS encoding acetolactate decarboxylase, with translation MRETTDDGTTSLATLAAWAHRAVDDPRRGRPAVHVPVTVAALGRHGTLGLGALAGGDAGPRGLVVCERRCFRMLPDGTAAVADAADAVAFAVVSTFSPDLAVTVASVASVADLEARITTVLPPRDFAVAVSVDGVFDEVRTEDGATGTTVHRAVAGRLVGFRTPGPGGTGADLHLAFLDATRTRAGVLAGFAGFSGRIELGFSTAPHLAVRALGAGLDGGPV, from the coding sequence GTGCGGGAGACGACGGATGACGGGACCACGTCCCTGGCGACCCTCGCCGCATGGGCGCACCGGGCCGTCGACGATCCTCGACGCGGGCGACCGGCCGTCCACGTCCCGGTCACCGTCGCGGCCCTCGGTCGGCACGGCACCCTCGGACTCGGTGCGCTCGCCGGCGGCGACGCCGGACCCCGCGGCCTGGTCGTGTGCGAGCGCCGGTGCTTCCGGATGCTGCCGGACGGCACCGCGGCGGTCGCGGACGCGGCCGACGCGGTCGCGTTCGCCGTGGTCTCGACGTTCTCGCCCGACCTCGCGGTGACGGTCGCGTCCGTCGCTTCCGTGGCCGACCTGGAGGCCCGGATCACCACGGTCCTGCCGCCGCGCGACTTCGCGGTGGCCGTCTCGGTCGACGGCGTCTTCGACGAGGTCCGGACCGAGGACGGCGCGACCGGGACGACGGTGCACCGCGCGGTCGCGGGTCGCCTCGTCGGCTTCCGGACGCCGGGCCCGGGCGGGACCGGTGCCGACCTGCACCTCGCGTTCCTCGACGCCACCCGCACCCGCGCCGGAGTGCTCGCCGGGTTCGCGGGGTTCTCCGGACGGATCGAGCTCGGGTTCTCCACCGCGCCGCACCTGGCGGTCCGTGCGCTCGGCGCTGGGCTCGACGGCGGACCGGTGTGA
- a CDS encoding RNA polymerase sigma factor, producing MHHQSLAELDDAVLAGRSSDGDVRAFEVLIRRHTPLLRAYARRTLGSTDELDDVVQETFITAWDRLDSLEDLARVKAWLMRILSRKCLDRIRARRVHDDVTELEVAAPADDAPDRVAEARSREDAVERALAELPEAQRRCWIMKEVLEYRYDEIAAELDLPPSTVRGLLSRARKNMIRLMEGWR from the coding sequence GTGCACCACCAGTCCCTCGCCGAGCTCGACGACGCGGTCCTCGCTGGCCGGTCGTCCGACGGCGACGTCCGGGCCTTCGAGGTCCTGATCCGTCGCCACACCCCGCTGCTCCGCGCCTACGCCCGTCGGACCCTCGGTTCCACCGACGAACTCGACGACGTCGTGCAGGAGACCTTCATCACCGCGTGGGACCGCCTCGACTCCCTCGAGGACCTCGCGCGCGTGAAGGCGTGGTTGATGCGCATCCTGAGCCGGAAGTGCCTCGACCGGATCCGCGCGCGGCGCGTCCACGACGACGTCACCGAGCTCGAGGTCGCCGCGCCGGCCGACGACGCACCCGACCGGGTCGCCGAGGCGCGCTCGCGCGAGGACGCGGTCGAACGTGCGCTGGCCGAACTGCCCGAAGCCCAACGACGGTGCTGGATCATGAAGGAGGTGCTCGAGTACCGGTACGACGAGATCGCCGCCGAACTCGACCTGCCACCCTCGACGGTCCGGGGACTGCTGTCCCGAGCGAGGAAGAACATGATCCGACTCATGGAGGGATGGCGATGA
- a CDS encoding NAD(P)/FAD-dependent oxidoreductase — translation METDAAVLPSRRVRVYGRPFDADSYALRDFLSRSVVQFDWFPVDVDGVGGADRVDPSRLPLVVFPDGVELVAPTLREVADRLGWIHAPRRQEYDLSIYGAGPAGLSAAVYAASEGLDVVLLERDAVGGQAGSSSLIENYLGFPEGIAGADLAERAREQAVRFGAELLVMREGVRGVFHDGRIHADLADGGHVVARANICATGVEWRRLGLQREQELLGCGVYYGAGTSEADGCAGEQVFVVGGANSAGQAAMNLSRSAAHVTMLVRGASLSATMSEYLSARIAAAPNVTVRTGSRVSALHGDSRLESIEVTDGDGATVSLPATRLFICIGGRPDTSWAEQTPMVRDRLGYLVTGPDLDAVDGSLEHWPLERRPFWLETNVPGSFAAGDVRAGSVKRVAAAVGEGAMAVTFVHRHLATSD, via the coding sequence ATGGAGACCGACGCCGCCGTGCTCCCGTCACGTCGCGTCCGCGTGTACGGACGGCCGTTCGACGCGGACTCCTACGCCCTGCGGGACTTCCTGTCACGCTCCGTGGTGCAGTTCGACTGGTTCCCGGTCGACGTCGACGGGGTCGGGGGCGCCGACCGGGTCGATCCGTCGCGGCTCCCGCTCGTCGTGTTCCCCGACGGCGTGGAACTCGTTGCACCCACGCTGCGCGAGGTCGCCGACCGGCTCGGGTGGATCCACGCACCGCGGCGCCAGGAGTACGACCTGTCGATCTACGGCGCCGGTCCCGCCGGGCTGTCCGCGGCCGTGTACGCCGCCTCCGAAGGGCTCGACGTCGTCCTGCTCGAGCGGGACGCCGTGGGCGGGCAGGCCGGGTCGAGCAGCCTCATCGAGAACTACCTGGGGTTCCCCGAGGGGATCGCCGGAGCGGACCTCGCCGAGCGCGCCCGGGAACAGGCCGTCCGGTTCGGCGCCGAACTCCTGGTGATGCGCGAGGGTGTGCGCGGTGTCTTCCACGACGGCCGCATCCACGCCGACCTCGCCGACGGCGGCCACGTCGTCGCCCGTGCGAACATCTGCGCGACCGGTGTCGAGTGGCGTCGGCTCGGGCTGCAGCGCGAGCAGGAGCTGCTCGGCTGCGGTGTCTACTACGGTGCCGGGACGAGCGAGGCGGACGGCTGCGCCGGCGAGCAGGTCTTCGTGGTCGGCGGGGCGAACTCGGCGGGCCAGGCGGCGATGAACCTGTCCCGCTCCGCGGCGCACGTCACGATGCTCGTGCGGGGCGCGTCGCTGTCGGCCACGATGTCGGAGTACCTGAGCGCCAGGATCGCGGCCGCACCGAACGTGACGGTCCGGACGGGCTCCCGGGTCTCGGCGCTGCACGGGGACAGCCGACTCGAGTCGATCGAGGTCACCGACGGCGACGGCGCCACGGTGTCGCTGCCGGCCACGCGGTTGTTCATCTGCATCGGCGGACGACCGGACACGAGCTGGGCCGAACAGACGCCGATGGTCCGTGACCGGCTCGGGTACCTGGTCACCGGCCCGGACCTCGACGCCGTCGACGGCTCGCTCGAGCACTGGCCGCTCGAGCGGCGTCCCTTCTGGCTCGAGACGAACGTGCCCGGGTCCTTCGCCGCCGGGGACGTCCGCGCCGGGTCCGTCAAACGCGTCGCCGCAGCGGTCGGCGAGGGCGCCATGGCCGTGACCTTCGTCCACCGCCACCTGGCGACGAGCGACTGA
- the epsC gene encoding serine O-acetyltransferase EpsC codes for MLRTIREDLSAARRGDPAARGDLENAIVYSGLHAIWTYRVTHRLWNAQGLPGSRFAARLLGQVARSVTGIEIHPGARIGRRFFIDHGMGVVIGETAVIGDDVLVFHGVTLGGRGGDHGPGARRHPVVGDRVVLGAGSSLIGAITIGPDSVVGANTVVTKDVPAGSVVTGVAGTPRPRSGHEGVPTL; via the coding sequence GTGCTGCGGACCATCCGGGAGGACCTGTCCGCAGCACGCCGCGGTGACCCCGCAGCCCGGGGCGACCTGGAGAACGCGATCGTCTACTCCGGGTTGCACGCCATCTGGACGTACCGGGTGACCCACCGTCTCTGGAACGCACAGGGGTTGCCCGGGTCCCGATTCGCGGCCCGGCTGCTCGGGCAGGTCGCACGGTCGGTCACCGGCATCGAGATCCACCCCGGCGCGCGCATCGGCCGCCGGTTCTTCATCGACCACGGCATGGGTGTCGTCATCGGCGAGACCGCGGTCATCGGCGACGACGTGCTCGTGTTCCACGGTGTCACCCTGGGCGGACGCGGGGGCGACCACGGCCCGGGGGCCCGTCGGCACCCGGTGGTGGGGGACCGCGTGGTGCTCGGCGCCGGGTCGTCGCTGATCGGGGCGATCACGATCGGTCCGGACTCCGTCGTCGGCGCCAACACCGTGGTGACGAAGGACGTCCCGGCGGGGTCCGTCGTCACCGGTGTCGCCGGGACTCCGCGTCCCCGGTCCGGGCACGAGGGCGTCCCGACGCTCTGA
- the cysK gene encoding cysteine synthase A produces MSGTIYENISQAFGNTPLVKLNRLPKAGGAEVLAKLEFYNPGASVKDRLGVAIIDAAEASGALQAGGTIVEGSSGNTGIALALVGAARGYRVVITMPETMSVERRALIRAYGAEIVLTPGPEGMKGAVAKAESIVAETPGAILAHQFETAANAEIHRKTTAEEILRDTEEHVDVFVAGVGTGGTITGVGQVLKERVPGVQIVAVEPKDSPLLTEGKAGPHKIQGIGANFVPEVLDQSVIDEVFDVELDDALRVARALATQEGILSGISSGAIIHAALEIAARPENAGKRIVAIVCDTGERYLSTVLFEGLTA; encoded by the coding sequence ATGAGCGGCACCATCTACGAGAACATCTCCCAGGCGTTCGGCAACACCCCGCTCGTCAAGCTGAACCGGCTGCCGAAGGCGGGCGGGGCCGAGGTGCTCGCGAAGCTCGAGTTCTACAACCCGGGCGCCAGCGTCAAGGACCGCCTGGGCGTCGCGATCATCGACGCGGCCGAGGCCTCCGGTGCGCTGCAGGCCGGCGGCACCATCGTCGAGGGCTCGTCCGGCAACACCGGCATCGCCCTCGCGCTCGTCGGCGCTGCTCGCGGGTACCGGGTCGTCATCACGATGCCCGAGACCATGAGCGTCGAGCGCCGTGCGTTGATCCGTGCGTACGGGGCCGAGATCGTCCTGACCCCCGGGCCCGAGGGCATGAAGGGTGCGGTCGCCAAGGCCGAGTCGATCGTCGCGGAGACCCCCGGCGCGATCCTCGCCCACCAGTTCGAGACGGCTGCGAACGCCGAGATCCACCGGAAGACCACGGCGGAGGAGATCCTCCGTGACACCGAGGAGCACGTCGACGTGTTCGTCGCCGGTGTCGGCACCGGCGGCACGATCACCGGTGTCGGGCAGGTGCTCAAGGAGCGCGTGCCCGGCGTGCAGATCGTCGCCGTGGAGCCGAAGGACTCGCCCCTGCTCACCGAGGGCAAGGCCGGTCCGCACAAGATCCAGGGCATCGGCGCGAACTTCGTGCCCGAGGTCCTCGACCAGAGCGTCATCGACGAGGTGTTCGACGTCGAGCTCGACGACGCGCTCCGGGTGGCCCGCGCCCTGGCGACGCAGGAGGGCATCCTGTCGGGCATCTCGTCCGGCGCGATCATCCACGCGGCGCTCGAGATCGCCGCACGCCCCGAGAACGCCGGCAAGCGGATCGTCGCCATCGTGTGCGACACCGGAGAGCGCTACCTGTCGACGGTGCTCTTCGAGGGGCTCACTGCGTGA
- a CDS encoding MmcQ/YjbR family DNA-binding protein, with protein sequence MDGEQLHEIASRTALGLPAALETQPFGEGSVVYKVVGKMFVMVTEVRGTPIVNLKCAPPHGAALVRDHDEITPGWHMNKRHWITLTPGDGIDETLVEDLVANAYDLVVAGLPVAKRPIDPSRGALPA encoded by the coding sequence ATGGACGGCGAGCAGCTGCACGAGATCGCGAGCCGCACGGCCCTGGGGCTGCCGGCGGCACTCGAGACCCAGCCGTTCGGCGAGGGCTCGGTGGTCTACAAGGTCGTCGGCAAGATGTTCGTGATGGTGACCGAGGTGCGTGGGACCCCGATCGTGAACCTCAAGTGCGCGCCGCCGCACGGGGCGGCGCTGGTGCGCGACCACGACGAGATCACGCCGGGGTGGCACATGAACAAGCGGCACTGGATCACGCTGACACCGGGCGACGGCATCGACGAGACCCTGGTCGAGGACCTCGTGGCGAACGCCTACGACCTGGTGGTCGCCGGGCTGCCCGTGGCGAAGCGTCCGATCGACCCCTCGCGCGGCGCGCTACCGGCCTGA